The following proteins are encoded in a genomic region of Gouania willdenowi chromosome 6, fGouWil2.1, whole genome shotgun sequence:
- the LOC114464828 gene encoding E3 ubiquitin-protein ligase TRIM16-like: MEQQGAELQTGKLSCPICLDLLKEPVTTSCGHSYCRTCISNHWDEEEKNHIYTCPQCREKFIRRPDLKKNTMLAELVEELKKNRLQDDPDDQRFAAAEDVACDSCTGRKLKAFKSCLNCVASYCEKHLQPHHESAAFKRHKLVDPSKKIQEMICSHHNEVMKMFCRTDQQCICIFCSMEEHKDHNTVSAAAERTEKQRELQESLSDIYKNIQDRQKDVELLKEQEKTINLSADQTVEHSEQMFTELIRLLHQRSSELEKEVRSKQQTEVSAVRALREKLEQEISELKKRDAELQQLSHTEDHIQFVLNYSSLSAFSVSTHSSIIHRGPGSCFEEVTEVVSALREHLDNVLSELREHLHKVLMEDWTKVCHTVERVDVLPSEPTSRAGFLKYSQKITLDPNTAQRWLRLSEGNRKVTKMDGLFLIPSQLSVDLNHPDRFSDWYQVLSSESLTGLCYWEVEWRGVRVGVSVAYKSISRAGRGNECRFGFNNKSWRLICFPKSYTFIHNSIESPVSGPRSSRIGVYVDHTAGILSFYSVSETMTLLHRVITTFTEPLHAGFSVHGWHAGSAELCKLK; the protein is encoded by the coding sequence ATGGAGCAGCAAGGAGCTGAGCTACAGACAGGAAAATTATCCTGTCCCATCTGTCTGGACCTCCTGAAGGAGCCGGTGACTACTTCCTGTGGACACAGCTACTGCAGGACATGTATCAGCAACCACTGggatgaagaggagaagaatCACATCTACACCTGTCCTCAGTGCAGAGAGAAGTTTATAAGGAGACCTGATCTAAAGAAAAACACCATGTTGGCAGAGTTAGTGGAGGAACTGAAGAAGAACAGACTTCAAGATGATCCTGATGATCAAAGATTTGCTGCAGCTGAAGACGTGGCCTGTGATTCCTGCACTGGGAGGAAACTGAAAGCCTTCAAGTCCTGTTTGAACTGTGTGGcctcttattgtgaaaaacaCCTTCAGCCTCATCATGAATCTGCTGCATTCAAGAGACACAAACTGGTGGATCCCTCCAAGAAGATCCAGGAGATGATCTGCTCTCATCATAATGAGGTGATGAAGATGTTCTGCCGCACTGATCAGCAGTGTATCTGTATTTTCTGCTCCATGGAGGAACATAAAGACCACAACACAGTTTCAGCTGCAGCAGAAAGGACTGAGAAACAGAGAGAGCTGCAGGAGAGTCTATCTGACATCTACAAGAACATCCAGGACAGACAGAAAGATGTGGAGCTGCTTAAAGAGCAAGAGAAGACCATCAACCTCTCTGCTGATCAGACAGTGGAGCACAGTGAGCAGATGTTCACTGAGCTGATCCGTCTCCTCCACCAAAGAAGCtctgagctggagaaggaggTCCGATCCAAGCAGCAGACTGAAGTGAGTGCAGTCCGAGCGCTTCGGGAGAAGCTGGAGCAGGAGATCAGTGAGCTGAAGAAGAGAGACgctgagctgcagcagctctCCCACACTGAGGATCACATCCAGTTTGTCCTCAACTACAGCTCCCTGTCAGCGTTCAGTGTGTCCACACACTCCTCCATCATCCACAGAGGTCCTGGAAGCTGCTTTGAGGAGGTCACAGAAGTTGTGTCAGCACTCAGAGAACATCTCGACAATGTCCTGTCAGAGCTCAGAGAACATCTCCACAAAGTCCTGATGGAGGACTGGACCAAAGTCTGTCACACAGTGGAGAGAGTAGATGTTTTACCATCAGAGCCGACGAGCAGAGCTGGATTCTTAAAGTATTCACAGAAAATCACTCTGGATCCAAACACAGCTCAGAGATGGCTCAGATTATcagaaggaaacagaaaagtaacaaaaatggATGGTCTGTTTCTTATCCCATCACAATTGTCAGTAGATCTGAATCATCCAGACAGGTTCAGTGATTGGTATCAGGTCCTGAGCAGCGAGAGTCTGACTGGTCTttgttactgggaggtggagtggaGAGGGGTACGAGTTGGTGTATCAGTCGCATACAAGAGTATCAGCAGAGCAGGGAGAGGGAATGAATGTCGGTTTGGATTTAATAACAAATCATGGAGGTTAATCTGTTTTCCAAAAAGTTACACATTTATTCACAACAGCATAGAGTCTCCAGTCTCAGGTCCTCGGTCCTCCAGAATAGGAGTGTACGTGGATCACACAGCAGGTATTCTGTCCTTCTACAGCGTCTCTGAAACAATGACTCTCCTCCACAGAGTCATCACCACCTTCACTGAGCCTCTACATGCTGGATTTAGTGTTCATGGATGGCATGCAGGTAGTGCTGAACTCTGCAAACTGAAATga